A region from the Corylus avellana chromosome ca7, CavTom2PMs-1.0 genome encodes:
- the LOC132188661 gene encoding DNA-directed RNA polymerases II, IV and V subunit 6A-like, translating into MLREKSDSNINKMFGCRYEDEPVEPEIEEGAEEEVENNNNEDVAGDPVETEEKEEQQPVQRPRKTSKYMTKYERARILGTRALQISMNAPVMVELEGETDPLEIAMKELRERKVPFTIRRYLPDGSYEDWEVDELIVEDSWKRQVGGD; encoded by the exons ATGCTTAGGGAAAAATCAGATtcaaatattaacaaaatgTTTGGCTGCAGATATGAGGATGAACCAGTGGAACCTGAGATTGAA GAAGGTGCTGAGGAAGAAGTAGAGAATAATAACAATGAAGACGTTGCTGGAGATCCTGTTGAAACtgaggagaaagaagagcaGCAACCGGTACAGCGCCCTCGTAAGACCTCAAAATATATGACAAAGTATGAGCGTGCCAGAATCTTGGGAACCCGCGCTCTCCAGATCAG CATGAATGCGCCTGTGATGGTTGAGTTGGAGGGTGAAACTGACCCACTCGAG ATTGCAATGAAGGAGCTTCGGGAGAGGAAGGTACCCTTCACCATTCGCCGCTACCTGCCCGATGGAAG TTATGAAGACTGGGAAGTCGATGAATTGATTGTGGAAGACTCCTGGAAGAGGCAAGTGGGAGGTGATTGA